CGGTTGCTGCCCACACAAAGACAGGGGTCGAGAACCCCAAAACAAAACGATGCCCCCGACCGAATCTCGGCCGGGGGCTCTCGCCGGGTCCGCTCTGGCGCGGAACCGATTGATCAGTCAGAAAATGGTGCCGTCAGCCGGCGTTCTCCGCGATCAGCAGACCCTGCTTCAAAGAACTGGAACTCATGGACACCTCCTCCTGAAGGATTGTGAATGCCGGCAACGCCTTCGAAATCAACGCCACTCCGAAGAGTGAAGTCAATCTCACGTCACTGCACTCTGAACATTCCAACCCTACCGAGATCCACCCGAACTGTGGACCCTCTGTACGCTCCGAGGCCATGGCCCAAAAGCTCCCCTGGCGCCTGCTGCTGATTCTTTGGGTCACGGCAGCACTGCTTTCCTGCATTGGCCTTGGCGACTTGCCGCTGAGAGATTTTGATGAAGCCACCGTCGCCCGCGTGGCGCTGGAATTCCATCAGGGCAGAGGCGAAGCCTTTTTGCTTCCAACCCTCTGGGATGAGCCATACCTCAACAAGGCACCAGGGCTGCACCTGATCATCGCAACACTGATTGGCCTCACCTCCCAACAGGCACTTCCCTCGGAATGGACAATCCGCATCGCGCCTGCGTTGCTTTCAAGCCTGATCGTGCCGCTGGGGGGATTGCTGCAGTGGCAGCTGCGTCCAGGCGACCGTGACAGCTGCCTTGCCACCAGCGCCATCCTGCTCACGCTGCTGCCGATCGCCCGCCATGGACGACTGGCGATGCTGGACGGCACGCAGCTGACCGTGATGGCTGTGCTGTGGATCGGCTTGTTGCGCCTGCATCGGGCACGCCATCCGGCAGGAATCGGCTTAATGACAGGACTTGCAGCCAGCGGCATGCTCCTGCTGAAGGCCCCACTACTGATACCGACCGCTGCCGCCGGCCTGGCCGCCATAGCACTGGGCCGGGAATGGCGGCATTGGCGATGGATCTCCGCAGCTCCAACACTGCTGATCGGCATCCTTCCCGGCATCGCCTGGCACCTCTGGCATGGCTGGCAGCGGGGAACCTCTGCGCTTTGGCTCTGGGGAGGCGACGGCGCCGGTCGTGTGCTGCTGGACGCCGGAGAAGGCAGCGACCTTGGCTGGCGCGTGCCCCTGATCGAGCTCCTGGAAGGCGGATGGCCCTGGCTCCTGCTCTTCCCCATCGCCCTCTTTGGGGCTTGGCGCATACGCCAATCGCGCTGGGGCTATTGGAGCCTGGGCACCATGGCGGTTCTTGCAGCAGCAATCCTGCCGCTGCGCACCCAGCTTCCCTGGTACAGCCATCCCCTCTGGCTTCCGTTCGCACTGCTATGCGCACCACTGCTGGCATGGGTGGTCAACCGGATGCCCTGGCCATCAGGCACCGTGCCGATGCGCAGGATCCTGGCTCTGATACCTGCACTCTGGGCAGGCCTTGGGGGGCTTCTGCTGATCGCCGGGATGGTCAGCCTGACGCCGGCCGCAGATGCCTTGAGTGATTACCGGTCGCCTGCTTTGACACTTGGGGCTGGCTGGTGCATCGGCGGCATCCTGCTGATGCACGACACACAGAACAGACGACGAGTGGGCGCCTTATGCCTGGTGATCGGAAATGTGGCCGCTCTTGCGCTCGTCTTCCACTCGCCGCTCTGGTTGTGGGAACTGAACGAAAGCTGGCCCGTCAGGCCCGTGGCCGAGATCACAGCAAGCGCAGACGGATCTCCGATCCGCCTCAAGGGCTTCAACGAACGCCCAAGTCTGAACTGGTATGCCGAACAACGCATTCGGCGCGAGCAATCAGACAACGGCAAGGCCCTCCGACTCAGTGATCAACCGCAACCCGACTGCCAACTCCTCGCCGAAACAGGCGACTGGACCTTGTCTGACTGCGATAAAATGACCAAGAAGGGTGAATAACGTGTCTTCCAGCGCAGCAAATATCACCAATAAGAGTCAAGGATTGTCAATCATCCTGCCCACATTCAATGAATCCGGGTCCATCAAGCAGGT
This region of Synechococcus sp. NOUM97013 genomic DNA includes:
- a CDS encoding glycosyltransferase family 39 protein, coding for MAQKLPWRLLLILWVTAALLSCIGLGDLPLRDFDEATVARVALEFHQGRGEAFLLPTLWDEPYLNKAPGLHLIIATLIGLTSQQALPSEWTIRIAPALLSSLIVPLGGLLQWQLRPGDRDSCLATSAILLTLLPIARHGRLAMLDGTQLTVMAVLWIGLLRLHRARHPAGIGLMTGLAASGMLLLKAPLLIPTAAAGLAAIALGREWRHWRWISAAPTLLIGILPGIAWHLWHGWQRGTSALWLWGGDGAGRVLLDAGEGSDLGWRVPLIELLEGGWPWLLLFPIALFGAWRIRQSRWGYWSLGTMAVLAAAILPLRTQLPWYSHPLWLPFALLCAPLLAWVVNRMPWPSGTVPMRRILALIPALWAGLGGLLLIAGMVSLTPAADALSDYRSPALTLGAGWCIGGILLMHDTQNRRRVGALCLVIGNVAALALVFHSPLWLWELNESWPVRPVAEITASADGSPIRLKGFNERPSLNWYAEQRIRREQSDNGKALRLSDQPQPDCQLLAETGDWTLSDCDKMTKKGE